One genomic region from Nocardia vinacea encodes:
- a CDS encoding TerD family protein, with amino-acid sequence MITLKKEDGAADLNGITKLTVGVSWDPSGGTSGGAVGLLRRKRGVDLDLIAILMQGAEPVRFAGLDSLDPLGNGSVQHTGDEQTGAASGDDESVHVTFANVPEAIDAIIFVAAAFKKGSSFEKANNISFKVYDATGGSAQQVADIWPSLLGTDNANAVAKAFRNGGSWQLEVLNRKGKIKQGDKQALLRFAMA; translated from the coding sequence ATGATCACGCTCAAAAAGGAAGATGGCGCCGCTGATCTCAACGGCATCACCAAGCTGACAGTCGGGGTGAGCTGGGACCCATCGGGGGGCACCAGCGGCGGCGCGGTCGGATTACTGCGCCGCAAGCGCGGTGTGGACCTGGATCTGATCGCCATCCTTATGCAGGGCGCCGAGCCGGTGCGTTTCGCCGGTCTCGACTCCCTGGACCCGCTCGGCAACGGTTCGGTCCAGCACACCGGCGACGAACAGACCGGCGCAGCCTCCGGCGACGACGAATCGGTGCACGTCACCTTCGCGAATGTGCCCGAGGCCATCGACGCGATCATCTTCGTGGCCGCGGCATTCAAGAAGGGCTCGTCGTTCGAGAAGGCCAACAACATCAGCTTCAAGGTCTACGACGCGACCGGCGGCAGCGCCCAGCAGGTGGCCGATATCTGGCCGTCGCTGCTCGGCACCGACAACGCCAATGCCGTGGCCAAGGCGTTCCGCAACGGCGGAAGCTGGCAGCTCGAGGTGCTCAACCGCAAGGGCAAGATCAAGCAGGGCGATAAGCAGGCCCTGCTGCGCTTCGCGATGGCGTAA
- a CDS encoding cytochrome P450, translated as MTLVKPLRVSGGDHEHGHLEEFRVDPLALMRRVRVECGDVGAFDLAGRHVILLSGAEANEFFFRSGDEDLDQAAAYPFMKPIFGEGVVFDASPERRKEMLHNQALRAEQMRGHAATIEGEVERMLANWGDEGQIDLLDFFAELTIYTSSACLIGKRFRDELDERFAHLYHDLERGTDALAYVDPYAPIESFQRRDAARAELVELVQGIMDGRAANPPANKEDRDMLDILISIKDEQGQPRFSASEITGMFISMMFAGHHTTSGTAAWSVIELLRHPAELRRVVDELDELYADGSDISFGALRQIPNLEAVVKETLRLHPPLIILMRVAQGEFEVCGHRIAPGDLVAATPAISNRIPEDFPNPDLFDPNRYIDPNQADIVNRWTWIPFGAGRHRCVGAAFALMQLKAIFSILLRDWEFEMAQPSDSYRNDHSKMVVQLQQPCAVRYRRRRKV; from the coding sequence ATGACCCTGGTCAAGCCGCTGCGGGTTTCCGGAGGCGATCACGAGCACGGGCATCTCGAGGAATTCCGTGTCGATCCACTGGCTTTGATGCGGCGGGTGCGGGTGGAATGCGGGGATGTCGGGGCGTTCGATCTCGCGGGGCGGCATGTGATTCTGCTGTCCGGCGCCGAGGCCAATGAGTTCTTCTTCCGGTCCGGCGATGAGGATCTCGATCAGGCCGCCGCATACCCGTTCATGAAGCCGATTTTCGGCGAGGGTGTGGTGTTCGACGCCAGTCCGGAGCGCCGCAAGGAGATGCTGCACAACCAGGCATTGCGTGCGGAGCAAATGCGCGGGCATGCGGCGACCATCGAGGGCGAGGTCGAGCGCATGCTGGCGAACTGGGGCGACGAGGGCCAGATCGACCTGCTCGACTTCTTCGCCGAGCTGACCATCTATACCTCCTCGGCCTGCCTGATCGGCAAGCGCTTCCGCGATGAACTCGACGAACGCTTCGCGCACCTCTACCACGATCTGGAGCGCGGCACCGACGCGCTGGCCTATGTGGATCCGTATGCGCCGATCGAAAGCTTCCAGCGCCGCGACGCCGCCCGCGCGGAACTGGTCGAATTGGTGCAGGGCATCATGGACGGCCGCGCCGCGAATCCGCCGGCGAACAAGGAAGATCGGGACATGCTCGACATCCTGATCTCGATCAAGGACGAGCAGGGGCAGCCGCGATTCAGTGCGAGCGAAATCACCGGGATGTTCATCTCGATGATGTTCGCGGGACATCACACCACTTCGGGTACCGCGGCGTGGTCGGTCATCGAATTGCTCAGGCATCCGGCGGAATTGCGTCGCGTCGTCGATGAACTCGACGAATTGTACGCCGACGGTTCCGATATCAGTTTCGGCGCGCTGCGTCAGATTCCGAATCTGGAGGCGGTGGTCAAGGAGACGCTGCGGCTGCATCCGCCGCTGATCATTCTGATGCGGGTGGCGCAGGGCGAATTCGAGGTGTGCGGACATCGCATCGCACCGGGCGATCTGGTCGCGGCGACTCCGGCCATCTCCAACCGGATTCCGGAGGACTTCCCGAATCCGGATCTGTTCGACCCGAACCGCTATATCGATCCGAATCAGGCGGATATCGTCAACCGCTGGACCTGGATCCCCTTCGGGGCGGGCAGGCATCGCTGTGTCGGTGCGGCCTTCGCGCTCATGCAGCTCAAGGCGATTTTCTCGATACTGCTGCGGGACTGGGAATTCGAGATGGCACAACCATCCGACAGCTACCGCAACGACCACAGCAAGATGGTGGTGCAGTTGCAACAGCCCTGTGCGGTGCGCTACCGCAGGCGGCGAAAGGTCTAG
- a CDS encoding serine/threonine-protein kinase, with protein MLASGDVFAGYVIDRQLGRGGMGSVYLAKHPRLPRMTALKLLNREMFFDKEVRARFEREADLVAQLDHPNIVTVYDRGLDDEQLWISMQYIDGIDAASVDPKSLPPERAVQIIKETADALDYAHGMGVLHRDVKPANILLARSGGGRGERVYLTDFGIARLRDDTGHLTQTGTFTATLAYASPEQLTGASLDHRSDQYSLACSLFWLFTGSGPFAATNPAAVIQGHLQGTPPALSSVRPGLPFQLDGVLAKAMAKRPDDRFASCSEFAQAAKQAFANPSVPAMPVVGPRPGTGPAIPVTGAPRPVTGQPMPVTGTPHPVTNGPYPQTAGPYPQTSGPYPQTSAPHTVQPQPPAPTTVNPASQGTPPVQTALTQQQPHPSNPYNQQPLGFAPRPPMSGPRPPAPPQRKSNVGLIVALCVGLVILMVIVLAIIGVVSNGGSSNSGGGSTTTSSSSSNGGSGSVGATAAAISKEFPRMVPASESDSVGYNGAKCNAHKTGDLTLPTPGTPDFGAWTAQWDCYGGGDNDDPFYTIYVYKNASDVQKALSNLPSDATKSTDTNGGKTYTNYKFVNDGPKIVTAFTGDSKRAQFLMYADGLAGAQDKVLRWWRSAPLN; from the coding sequence ATGCTGGCCAGCGGTGACGTATTCGCCGGTTATGTCATCGATCGGCAATTGGGTCGCGGTGGCATGGGTTCGGTGTACCTGGCAAAACATCCGCGACTGCCGCGGATGACGGCGCTGAAGCTGCTGAATCGGGAGATGTTCTTCGATAAGGAGGTGCGGGCGCGGTTCGAGCGGGAGGCGGATCTGGTTGCCCAGCTTGATCACCCGAATATCGTCACCGTCTACGACCGCGGCCTCGACGACGAACAGCTGTGGATCTCGATGCAGTACATCGATGGCATCGATGCCGCATCGGTCGATCCCAAGTCGCTGCCGCCGGAACGCGCGGTCCAGATCATCAAGGAGACCGCCGACGCGCTCGACTACGCGCACGGCATGGGCGTACTGCACCGCGATGTGAAGCCCGCGAATATTCTGCTGGCCCGCTCGGGCGGCGGGCGCGGTGAGCGGGTCTACCTCACCGACTTCGGTATCGCGCGGCTGCGCGACGACACCGGCCACCTCACCCAGACCGGCACCTTCACCGCGACTCTGGCCTATGCCTCACCCGAACAGCTGACCGGCGCATCGCTCGATCACCGCTCGGACCAGTATTCGCTGGCCTGCTCGCTGTTCTGGCTGTTCACCGGGTCCGGTCCGTTCGCCGCGACCAATCCGGCGGCGGTGATCCAGGGACATCTGCAGGGCACGCCCCCGGCATTGAGCAGCGTCCGTCCAGGACTGCCCTTCCAACTGGACGGGGTGCTGGCGAAGGCCATGGCCAAGCGGCCCGACGACCGGTTCGCCTCGTGCTCGGAGTTCGCGCAAGCCGCCAAGCAGGCGTTCGCCAATCCGAGTGTCCCGGCGATGCCGGTGGTCGGCCCGCGCCCGGGTACCGGACCGGCGATTCCGGTGACGGGTGCGCCACGGCCGGTCACCGGGCAGCCGATGCCCGTGACCGGTACGCCGCATCCGGTGACGAACGGGCCGTACCCGCAGACCGCCGGACCGTATCCGCAGACCAGCGGCCCGTACCCGCAGACAAGCGCACCGCACACCGTGCAGCCACAGCCGCCGGCGCCGACGACCGTCAATCCCGCTTCGCAGGGCACCCCGCCGGTGCAGACCGCGCTGACCCAACAGCAACCGCATCCGAGCAATCCCTACAACCAGCAGCCGCTCGGATTCGCGCCCCGGCCGCCGATGAGCGGGCCCCGCCCGCCCGCCCCGCCGCAGCGCAAATCGAATGTCGGGCTGATCGTCGCACTGTGCGTCGGTCTGGTGATCCTGATGGTGATCGTGCTCGCGATCATCGGCGTGGTATCGAACGGTGGTTCGTCGAACTCCGGTGGCGGCAGCACGACGACCTCGTCGAGTTCGTCCAACGGCGGCAGCGGCTCGGTGGGCGCGACCGCGGCCGCGATCAGCAAAGAGTTCCCGCGCATGGTGCCCGCCAGCGAATCCGATTCGGTCGGCTACAACGGCGCGAAATGCAATGCCCACAAGACCGGCGACCTGACCCTGCCCACGCCGGGTACGCCGGACTTCGGCGCCTGGACCGCGCAGTGGGATTGCTACGGCGGCGGCGACAACGACGACCCGTTCTACACGATCTACGTCTACAAGAACGCCTCCGATGTGCAGAAGGCGCTGAGCAACCTGCCTTCCGACGCCACCAAGTCGACCGACACCAACGGCGGCAAGACCTACACCAACTACAAGTTCGTCAACGACGGGCCGAAGATCGTCACCGCGTTCACCGGCGACAGCAAGCGGGCCCAATTCCTCATGTACGCCGACGGTTTGGCGGGTGCTCAGGACAAGGTCCTGCGCTGGTGGCGCTCGGCCCCACTGAACTGA
- the tuf gene encoding elongation factor Tu, which produces MSKKTYVRTKPHLNIGTMGHVDHGKTTLTAAITKVLAERGGGNFVPFERIDRAPEEALRGITINIAHVEYETATRHYAHIDMPGHADFVKNMITGASQLDGAILVVSAQDGVMPQTAEHVLLARQVGVEHIVVALNKADAGDPELLDLIELEVRELLSAQGYPGMELPVVRVSGLRALEGDSRWTAALLDLLDAVDTHVPTPVRYTDAPFLLPVENVLTITGRGTVITGAVERGRIRLGDRVQLYGGEELTSVVTGVETFGRTMEFAEAGDNVALLLRGVQRGQVRRGQVAAEPGSIAVHTRFTARVYLLGTAEGGRRTPIATGYRPQFYVRTGDVVGNVTLPADIAVGRPGETIDLAVELGRPVPLESGLGFAIREGGRTVGAGTVLTVG; this is translated from the coding sequence ATGTCCAAGAAGACGTATGTGCGGACCAAGCCGCATCTCAATATCGGCACCATGGGCCATGTCGATCACGGCAAGACCACGTTGACCGCCGCCATCACCAAGGTGCTCGCCGAGCGCGGTGGCGGTAACTTCGTGCCGTTCGAGCGGATCGACCGGGCGCCGGAGGAGGCGTTGCGCGGGATAACCATCAATATCGCGCACGTCGAATACGAAACCGCCACACGGCATTACGCGCACATCGATATGCCGGGGCACGCCGACTTCGTAAAGAACATGATCACCGGTGCGTCCCAGCTCGACGGGGCGATCCTGGTTGTCTCGGCGCAGGACGGCGTCATGCCGCAGACGGCCGAGCATGTGCTGCTCGCGCGTCAGGTCGGGGTGGAGCACATCGTGGTCGCGCTCAATAAGGCCGACGCGGGTGATCCGGAACTGCTCGACTTGATCGAGCTCGAGGTGCGCGAGCTGCTCAGCGCCCAGGGGTACCCGGGTATGGAACTGCCGGTCGTGCGGGTTTCGGGTTTGCGTGCGCTGGAAGGGGATTCGCGGTGGACCGCCGCGCTGCTCGACCTGCTGGACGCCGTGGACACCCATGTGCCAACGCCCGTCCGCTACACCGACGCGCCGTTCCTGCTGCCGGTGGAGAACGTCCTGACCATTACCGGTCGGGGCACCGTCATCACCGGTGCGGTGGAGCGTGGCCGGATTCGCCTCGGCGATCGGGTGCAGCTCTACGGCGGCGAGGAGCTGACCTCCGTTGTCACCGGGGTGGAAACCTTCGGCCGGACAATGGAGTTCGCGGAAGCGGGCGACAATGTCGCATTGCTGCTGCGCGGCGTGCAGCGCGGTCAGGTGCGTCGCGGGCAGGTCGCGGCGGAACCGGGCAGCATCGCGGTGCACACCCGGTTCACGGCGCGCGTGTACCTGCTGGGCACGGCGGAGGGCGGTCGGCGCACACCGATCGCCACCGGCTACCGCCCGCAGTTCTACGTGCGTACCGGTGACGTCGTCGGCAACGTGACGCTGCCCGCCGACATCGCGGTCGGCCGGCCCGGCGAAACCATCGACCTGGCAGTCGAATTGGGCCGTCCGGTCCCGCTGGAGTCGGGCCTCGGCTTCGCCATCCGCGAAGGCGGACGGACCGTCGGCGCGGGCACCGTCCTGACCGTCGGCTAG